In Lolium rigidum isolate FL_2022 chromosome 3, APGP_CSIRO_Lrig_0.1, whole genome shotgun sequence, the genomic window ttggctcGTGATCATGACAAGCTGGGTATGAGACAACTCTACAGCTCAACCTTGAACCCGACTTAGATGATTATTAttagtattattattattattagttcTGAACTTGACTGGTTTGCAACCTTACCTGAAATTAGTGCAAGAAcataaggcacttgacaaaagttTGTGGTGAAAATTTATGATTGCAGATCACACTGGGAAAAAACCAGACAATCCCAGTGACAGCAGAAATAACAATCGGCTGGCCCCAGATCGATCAGTGGCAAAAGGAAACTAAACGTCAAACGGCATGGAAGATTTGGAGACCCCAGATCGATTTACTTACCTGCTGTTGCTATTGTGCAGGTAAAATCTGGTTGTCAGCGGCAGAATCGTGAGGCTCACGGAAGACGAGTTTAGAAGGCAGCGGcggctaataagtctaggaacttGGATAAAGGCGGGTTAGGGGTGCAGGCTATATGGGTGCTTCTGCAGGGCAAGGAAAGGGAATTTGATTCGGGTACGAAGCCGAGGAGGAGTCGTGATTGGACACGGGTAAGGCTGCAGCACTGAATTTGTTTAGAGAGGATTAGGGTTGGCTGCAGCACTGAAGGGAGTTGGGGGAAGAAGAGGGGGAGAAGGCGGGCCTCCATCGGAGCTTCTCCGAATCGGAGAGTTTTGGGGCGAGAGGAAGGATGGGTACGAGATGCACTTGCCGTGGCCAAGGGGAAAGATCCATGGGACCGGAGAGAGAAGAGTTAGGGAGGAAGATGGGCGGAGAGCACTTGCCTGCGCGCCGCCGTCAAATCCCTGCGTGGCGCCTCCTTCCCGTCTCCCTCCTCCAGCGGTCGCCTTTCTATTCCTAGTTCTTCTTCTTTCACTTATATCTTAACTATTTCACAAAATGCGTATTTGTTAAATTAAATAGCATCAGAAAGAAATGCTAGCAATTGTCTAAATTGAATAATATCAGAAAGTGCCAGGACATCGTTTTCAATTTCAAATTCAAGCAGACACCAGGCATGCACGGGCTAGAAGATCGCTGATACAGCAGCATGTACGCAGGGGAGTTGGCTTCtgtaattttcttttctatttcttcaatgcTGATAATATGGCAGAAACTTGAGGAATTTACGGTGCAGTTGGCCTCGTACGATATGGCAATGTGCAGAGTAGACGAAAGCTCCATGTAGACAGTTGCCAAGATTGACATATGTAGGTTGGAACTTGCAGATAAACATTGATTTGACAAACAAACAAAGCCACGGAAGACAATTAGGCAGTGCTATAAGTCCTAGTAACACAACAACCAGACACGCATATATACATGCTGATACACATTCAGAGGCATCTCAATTGCAATCTTACTGCACTTTCATCGCAGACACATAATCTCAGCATAACAAAATTCAGCAGAAGCATCAAGTGTAGGTGGAGCTACAGCTACAGAGCTACTACTCGATCCGATTCTAGTTAGCGGGTGAAGGCGTAGAAGACGATGGCAATGTAGATGAGCATGGCGGTGGGCACGAGCGTGACGAGCGGGATGACGGCGCCCCACGCCGCGGAGCCGCCGGCGCCGCACCCAAGGCGGCCGAGCTTGACCTGCACCACGTTGACGAGGGCCATCATGAGGAACCCACAGCCGCACACGGAGCCCACCGCCGACGAGAGAATCCCCACCCGGAGCGCCGCCCGGTTGATCTTGGCGGTCCAGCTGACGGCGGATccggcggcggcgtgccggtAGTGCGGGAAGGTGCGGACGATCTGCTTGAGGCAGAGCGCGACGAGGCTGGAGAAGAGGAAGCAGGCGAAGGCGAGGACGTGGAAGGTGACGAGGTCGGACTCGATGCGGTCCCCCGCGGCGCAGGCGCCCAGGCGGTC contains:
- the LOC124700275 gene encoding uncharacterized protein LOC124700275, which codes for MEHGDTAAGSGGGRGTSIQVTALDGIVNVNSLFTLAAFLGLAWRPSSDGPGLADGADRLGACAAGDRIESDLVTFHVLAFACFLFSSLVALCLKQIVRTFPHYRHAAAGSAVSWTAKINRAALRVGILSSAVGSVCGCGFLMMALVNVVQVKLGRLGCGAGGSAAWGAVIPLVTLVPTAMLIYIAIVFYAFTR